One stretch of Daphnia pulicaria isolate SC F1-1A chromosome 8, SC_F0-13Bv2, whole genome shotgun sequence DNA includes these proteins:
- the LOC124311869 gene encoding ATP-dependent DNA helicase pif1-like: MAKLNVGQRAAFDQIMAAINDENCLQSRQFFLDGPGGTGKTFLYNTLINVLQGEGKKVIAVASTGIASTLLIDGATYHSQFKIYPPITETTRSKIEEHDFLAKLIRDAALIIEDEATVMTNHALNAIKHVTEKVTKNNKPFGNKVLLLGGDFRQCLLVVKHGNRVKVVEATIKN, from the coding sequence ATGGCTAAATTGAATGTTGGTCAACGAGCGGCATTCGATCAAATAATGGCCGCAATCAATGATGAAAACTGTCTTCAATCGCGTCAATTCTTCTTAGATGGTCCTGGTGGAACGGGGAAAACCTTTCTCTACAATACTCTTATCAACGTTCTACAGGGTGAAGGAAAAAAGGTTATTGCTGTCGCTTCAACTGGAATCGCTTCAACATTGTTAATCGATGGAGCCACATATCACtctcaatttaaaatttaccctcccatcaCAGAAACCACAAgatcaaaaatagaagaaCACGACTTCTTGGCGAAATTGATAAGGGATGCCGCACTCATAATCGAGGACGAAGCTACTGTGATGACCAACCACGCTCTCAATGCGATTAAGCACGTCACTGAAAAAGTGACTAAGAATAACAAGCCTTTTGGAAATAAAGTCCTTCTTCTCGGGGGAGACTTTAGACAATGTTTGCTAGTAGTCAAACATGGAAATCGAGTTAAGGTAGTCGAAGCTACCATTAAAAACTGA